The following are encoded in a window of Gossypium raimondii isolate GPD5lz chromosome 13, ASM2569854v1, whole genome shotgun sequence genomic DNA:
- the LOC105783130 gene encoding cysteine protease RD19A yields the protein MEYRNVFPIFVIFSFFIVGVICTETFSAEGFEVDPLIEQVTDGHEGAEPQLLTAEHHFSLFKKRFKKSYGSQKEHDYRFKIFQVNLRRAARHQNLDPSATHGVTQFSDLTPGEFRKAYLGLRRLRLPKDATEAPILPTDNLPQDFDWREKGAVTPVKNQGSCGSCWSFSTTGALEGANFLATGKLVSLSEQQLVDCDHECDPEEAGSCDSGCNGGLMNSAFEYTLKAGGLMREEDYPYTGTDRGTCKFDNTKVAAKVANFSVVSLDEDQIAANLFKNGPLAVAINAVFMQTYIGGVSCPYICSKRLDHGVLLVGYGSAGYAPVRMKDKPYWIIKNSWGENWGENGFYRICRGRNICGVDSMVSTVAAVNTNSE from the exons atggaatacCGCAATGTTTTtcccatttttgttattttttcctttttcatcgTTGGCGTGATTTGTACGGAGACTTTCTCGGCGGAGGGATTTGAAGTTGATCCGTTGATCGAACAAGTAACGGACGGTCACGAAGGAGCCGAGCCGCAGCTGCTGACGGCGGAGCATCACTTCTCGCTGTTCAAGAAGCGGTTCAAGAAGTCGTACGGATCACAAAAGGAGCACGATTATAGGTTCAAGATTTTTCAGGTTAACCTGAGACGAGCGGCGCGTCATCAGAATCTTGACCCGTCGGCGACTCACGGGGTGACTCAGTTCTCCGATTTGACTCCAGGCGAGTTCAGAAAGGCATATTTGGGATTAAGGAGATTGAGATTGCCTAAAGATGCAACTGAGGCTCCGATTTTGCCTACCGATAATTTGCCTCAAGATTTTGACTGGAGGGAAAAAGGAGCTGTTACACCCGTCAAAAATCAG GGTTCATGCGGATCATGCTGGTCTTTTAGTACAACAGGAGCCTTGGAAGGAGCTAACTTTTTGGCAACTGGGAAACTTGTGAGCCTCAGCGAGCAACAGCTCGTGGATTGTGATCACGAG TGTGATCCAGAAGAAGCAGGTTCATGTGATTCTGGATGCAATGGGGGGTTAATGAATAGTGCTTTTGAGTATACCCTCAAAGCTGGTGGACTTATGCGTGAGGAGGACTACCCTTACACCGGCACTGATCGAGGGACCTGCAAATTTGACAACACCAAGGTTGCTGCCAAGGTGGCCAACTTCAGTGTTGTTTCTTTAGATGAAGATCAAATCGCTGCTAATCTTTTCAAGAATGGTCCTCTTGCTG tGGCTATCAATGCGGTGTTCATGCAGACCTACATAGGAGGAGTTTCTTGCCCATATATCTGCTCTAAACGCCTTGACCATGGAGTATTGTTGGTGGGGTATGGTTCAGCTGGTTATGCTCCAGTTCGCATGAAGGATAAACCGTACTGGATTATCAAGAATTCATGGGGTGAAAACTGGGGAGAGAATGGGTTTTATAGGATCTGCAGGGGTCGTAATATTTGTGGAGTAGATTCCATGGTTTCAACTGTTGCTGCCGTTAATACCAACTCAGAGTAG